A region of Littorina saxatilis isolate snail1 unplaced genomic scaffold, US_GU_Lsax_2.0 scaffold_405, whole genome shotgun sequence DNA encodes the following proteins:
- the LOC138957699 gene encoding uncharacterized protein translates to MGGQIAQDTVPNMAHTLSSNRDWGKSWIYTDCAGDVIQWPPKCDLDRLAGKWAARAGFPGVVGAIDGTYIKIPGTRDAYICRKGFPAMHLQVVCDKDLLFLDVFMGYTGSVHDSRVFPNSDLHGVLESDASKLPPEYHMIGDSAYPQSPQVPAGSIPRQRPSDPCGNCLQQSPGKDKS, encoded by the exons ATGGGCGGTCAGATAGCCCAGGACACTGTGCCAAATATGGCACATACACTCTCATCGAACAGGGACTGGGGAAAGTCCTGGATATATACAGATTGTGCAG GAGATGTCATCCAGTGGCCACCAAAATGTGACCTGGATCGATTAGCTGGGAAATGGGCAGCCAGAGCTGGTTTCCCGGGCGTAGTTGGAGCGATTGATGGGACCTACATAAAGATACCAGGAACCAGGGATGCGTACATCTGCCGTAAAGGTTTCCCAGCGATGCATCTCCAG gtTGTATGCGACAAAGACCTCCTCTTTCTGGATGTGTTTATGGGTTACACTGGGTCCGTGCATGACAGCCGAGTTTTCCCCAACTCAGATCTCCATGGAGTGTTGGAGTCTGACGCAAGTAAGCTGCCTCCAGAGTACCATATGATCGGGGACTCGGCCTACCCTCAGTCTCCGCAAGTACCTGCTGGTTCCATTCCGCGACAACGGCCATCTGACCCCTGTGGAAACTGCCTACAACAGAGCCCAGGCAAGGACAAGAGTTGA